One Streptomyces sp. RPA4-2 genomic window carries:
- the mtnA gene encoding S-methyl-5-thioribose-1-phosphate isomerase: MADQYAQSREHDGPMEIPAIRWDEPPEGPVVVLLDQTRLPAEEVELVCTDAPALVEAIRTLAVRGAPLLGIAGAYGVALAAVRGFDVEDAARALAGARPTAVNLAVGVRRAQAAYRGALSGGGDQRAAGAAALAAARALHREDARASARMAVHGLALLDELLPGGGHRILTHCNSGALVSGGEGTAFAVALAAHRAGQLRRLWVDETRPLLQGARLTAYEAARNGMAYTLLTDNAAGSLFAAGEVDAVLIGADRIAADGSVANKVGSYPLAVLARYHHVPFIVVAPVTTVDPDTPDGASIEVEQRPGHEVTELTAPQVPVVGVEAGGGIPVAPLGTQAYNPAFDVTPPELVTAIVTEEGVVSPVTAEALAELCDRSRQVTI; this comes from the coding sequence ATGGCTGATCAGTACGCGCAATCCCGCGAGCACGACGGGCCAATGGAGATACCGGCGATCCGCTGGGACGAACCACCTGAAGGGCCCGTAGTGGTCCTTCTCGACCAGACGCGGCTGCCAGCCGAGGAAGTCGAGCTGGTGTGCACGGATGCCCCGGCGCTGGTGGAGGCGATCCGCACGCTGGCCGTGCGCGGTGCGCCGCTGCTCGGCATCGCGGGGGCGTACGGTGTCGCGCTCGCCGCGGTGCGCGGCTTCGACGTCGAGGACGCCGCCCGTGCGCTGGCCGGGGCCCGGCCGACGGCGGTGAACCTCGCGGTGGGTGTGCGCCGGGCGCAGGCGGCGTACCGAGGAGCGCTCTCCGGGGGCGGTGACCAGCGGGCCGCCGGGGCGGCGGCGCTGGCCGCGGCGCGGGCGTTGCACCGGGAGGACGCCCGGGCCAGTGCCCGGATGGCGGTGCACGGGCTGGCGCTGCTGGACGAGCTGCTGCCGGGCGGCGGCCACCGGATCCTGACCCACTGCAACTCCGGGGCGTTGGTGTCCGGAGGGGAGGGCACGGCGTTCGCGGTGGCCCTCGCGGCGCATCGGGCGGGGCAGTTGCGGCGGCTCTGGGTGGACGAAACGCGTCCGTTGCTGCAAGGTGCTCGCCTGACGGCTTACGAAGCGGCGCGCAACGGAATGGCGTACACCTTGCTCACGGACAACGCGGCGGGATCCCTGTTCGCGGCGGGTGAGGTGGACGCGGTGCTCATCGGGGCCGATCGGATAGCCGCCGACGGTTCGGTGGCGAACAAGGTGGGGAGCTATCCGCTCGCGGTGCTGGCCCGGTATCACCATGTGCCGTTCATCGTGGTGGCGCCGGTGACGACGGTGGATCCGGACACCCCGGACGGAGCCTCCATCGAGGTCGAGCAGCGCCCCGGTCATGAGGTGACCGAGCTCACCGCGCCGCAGGTGCCGGTGGTGGGAGTGGAAGCGGGAGGCGGGATACCGGTGGCACCCCTGGGAACCCAGGCGTACAACCCGGCATTCGATGTGACGCCGCCCGAGTTGGTGACGGCGATCGTGACCGAAGAGGGCGTTGTTTCGCCCGTGACGGCTGAGGCGCTTGCCGAGCTGTGTGACAGGTCACGCCAGGTAACGATTTAG
- the mtrB gene encoding MtrAB system histidine kinase MtrB, which yields MSRDSAASAPGQPGNRAERPVGRTMTGSGWERLMAGGLLQGGVKGSPILRLLVRWVRRPLLPVMRLWRRNIQLKIVVTTLLMSLGVVLLLGFVVIGQVRNGLLDAKVKASQSQATGGFSVAKQKADATATANGDAGSGTDDRLSKNVSQWMSDLVVSLSSGGQGAFDVVTLSSTAADSGGAGLGPRSSGDVDPTLSVPENLRARVDSSTLAAQSYTRVVYKDGTQSQPALVVGKQVNDPNGDPYQLYYLFPLTQEEKSLSLVKGTLATAGLFVVVLLGAIAWLVVRQVVTPVRMAAGIAERLSAGHLQERMKVTGEDDIARLGEAFNKMAQNLQLKIQQLEDLSRMQRRFVSDVSHELRTPLTTVRMAADVIHDARVDFDPMTARSAELLADQLDRFETLLADLLEISRFDAGAAALEADAIDLREVVRRVVSGAEPLAERKGSPIRIVGDAQPVIAEADARRVERVLRNLVVNAVEHGDGKEVVVKLAAAGGAVAIAVRDYGVGLKPGEATRVFSRFWRADPARARTTGGTGLGLSIALEDARLHGGWLQAWGEPGGGSQFRLTLPRTADEPLRGSPIPLEPKDSRRNRGLSEAGLPSGGGGKLATVPAQSTGGHAPPPMPPRTSMESRMAGVSPTADPTALPGNGARVVPRPAGAVRRPDGTPAAGGERTAEDRGEHEELGQHEELGQGETFRGR from the coding sequence GTGTCCAGGGACAGTGCCGCTTCGGCGCCCGGACAGCCGGGGAACCGCGCGGAGCGGCCTGTCGGCCGGACCATGACGGGCTCCGGCTGGGAGCGGCTCATGGCGGGCGGGCTGCTCCAGGGCGGAGTCAAGGGCAGCCCGATCCTCCGGCTGCTCGTGCGCTGGGTGCGCCGTCCGCTGCTGCCGGTGATGCGGCTGTGGCGGCGCAACATCCAGCTCAAGATCGTCGTCACGACGCTCCTGATGTCCCTGGGCGTCGTCCTGCTGCTCGGCTTCGTCGTGATCGGGCAGGTGCGCAACGGTCTGCTGGACGCCAAGGTGAAGGCGTCACAGAGCCAGGCGACCGGCGGTTTCTCGGTGGCCAAGCAGAAGGCGGACGCGACCGCCACGGCCAACGGCGACGCGGGGTCCGGCACGGACGACCGCCTCTCCAAGAACGTCAGCCAGTGGATGAGCGACCTCGTGGTGTCCCTGTCCAGTGGTGGCCAGGGTGCCTTCGACGTGGTGACGCTCAGTTCCACCGCGGCCGATTCCGGCGGCGCCGGGCTCGGCCCGCGCTCCTCGGGCGACGTCGATCCGACGCTGAGCGTGCCGGAGAACCTGCGGGCCCGCGTCGACAGCAGCACGCTGGCGGCCCAGAGCTACACCCGTGTCGTCTACAAGGACGGCACGCAGTCGCAGCCCGCGCTGGTCGTCGGCAAGCAGGTCAACGACCCGAACGGAGACCCGTACCAGCTGTACTACCTCTTCCCGCTGACGCAGGAGGAGAAGTCGCTGAGCCTCGTCAAGGGGACGCTCGCGACGGCCGGCCTGTTCGTCGTGGTGCTGCTGGGGGCCATCGCCTGGCTCGTGGTGCGCCAGGTCGTCACGCCGGTGCGGATGGCGGCCGGTATCGCCGAGCGGCTGTCCGCCGGCCACCTGCAGGAACGGATGAAGGTCACCGGCGAGGACGACATCGCCCGGCTCGGTGAGGCCTTCAACAAGATGGCGCAGAACCTCCAGCTGAAGATCCAGCAGCTGGAGGACCTGTCGCGGATGCAGCGCCGCTTCGTGTCGGACGTGTCGCACGAGCTGCGTACGCCGCTGACGACCGTCCGGATGGCGGCCGACGTCATCCACGACGCGCGGGTGGACTTCGATCCGATGACCGCCCGGTCGGCCGAGCTGCTCGCCGATCAGCTGGACCGTTTCGAGACGCTGCTCGCGGACCTGCTGGAGATCAGCCGGTTCGACGCGGGCGCGGCGGCGCTGGAGGCCGACGCGATCGACCTCAGGGAGGTCGTACGCAGGGTGGTCAGCGGCGCCGAGCCGCTCGCCGAGCGCAAGGGCTCCCCGATACGGATCGTCGGCGACGCGCAGCCCGTGATCGCCGAGGCGGACGCCCGGCGGGTGGAGCGGGTGCTGCGCAATCTCGTCGTCAACGCCGTGGAGCACGGCGACGGCAAGGAGGTCGTGGTCAAGCTGGCCGCGGCGGGCGGAGCGGTCGCGATCGCGGTGCGCGACTACGGCGTGGGCCTCAAGCCCGGCGAGGCGACCCGGGTCTTCAGCCGCTTCTGGCGCGCGGACCCGGCCCGCGCGCGCACCACCGGCGGTACCGGACTCGGGCTGTCGATCGCCCTCGAGGACGCCCGGCTGCACGGCGGCTGGCTCCAGGCGTGGGGTGAACCGGGCGGTGGTTCGCAGTTCCGGCTGACGCTGCCGCGGACGGCGGACGAGCCGCTGCGGGGGTCCCCGATACCCCTGGAGCCCAAGGACTCACGGCGCAACCGTGGACTCAGCGAAGCGGGACTGCCCTCCGGCGGTGGCGGCAAACTCGCCACGGTGCCGGCGCAGTCCACGGGGGGTCATGCGCCGCCCCCGATGCCGCCGCGCACGTCCATGGAGTCACGTATGGCCGGGGTGTCGCCCACGGCCGATCCGACGGCGCTGCCGGGCAACGGCGCCCGCGTGGTGCCGCGGCCCGCCGGGGCCGTGCGACGGCCGGACGGCACGCCCGCAGCGGGTGGGGAGCGGACCGCGGAAGACCGCGGCGAGCACGAGGAGCTCGGGCAGCACGAAGAGCTCGGACAAGGGGAGACATTCCGTGGGCGCTGA
- a CDS encoding DUF4129 domain-containing protein — protein MSPAGGVLTTLRALPHTGAAAVLALPHGGDEPPVTIPRDPAREAARRELSKRMYHENEPSLVQRALNAFWDWVDKLFGAASSATPGGTLGLLVIVVAVLAVVAALWWRLGTPQRTPAPSAALFDDRPRSAAEHRSAAEAHAAQGHWNQAVQERMRAIVRSLEERTLLDPRPGRTADEAAAEAGRTLPGHTDRLRAAARDFDDVTYGGRPADSSAYGRLTELDRDLERSKPVLTGSAHHTGHGAAS, from the coding sequence GTGAGTCCGGCGGGGGGAGTTCTCACTACGCTGCGAGCGCTGCCGCACACCGGCGCCGCGGCCGTCCTGGCGCTGCCGCACGGCGGCGACGAACCACCGGTGACGATCCCGCGCGACCCCGCACGGGAGGCGGCCAGGCGCGAGCTGTCCAAGCGGATGTACCACGAGAACGAACCCAGCCTGGTCCAACGCGCCCTGAACGCCTTCTGGGACTGGGTCGACAAGCTGTTCGGAGCCGCGTCCTCCGCGACCCCCGGCGGCACCCTCGGACTGCTGGTGATCGTGGTGGCCGTACTCGCCGTCGTCGCCGCCCTCTGGTGGCGCCTGGGCACCCCGCAGCGCACACCCGCCCCGTCCGCCGCGCTCTTCGACGACCGCCCCCGCAGCGCCGCCGAACACCGCTCGGCGGCCGAGGCCCACGCCGCCCAGGGCCACTGGAACCAGGCCGTCCAGGAACGCATGCGCGCCATCGTCCGCTCCCTGGAGGAACGCACCCTCCTCGACCCGCGCCCCGGCCGTACGGCGGACGAGGCGGCCGCCGAGGCGGGCCGCACCCTGCCCGGGCACACGGACCGACTGCGCGCCGCCGCCCGCGACTTCGACGACGTCACGTACGGCGGCCGGCCCGCCGACTCCAGTGCGTACGGCCGCCTCACCGAGCTCGACCGCGACCTGGAGCGCAGCAAACCCGTGCTCACCGGCAGCGCCCACCACACCGGCCACGGAGCCGCCTCATGA
- the mtrA gene encoding two-component system response regulator MtrA encodes MMSFMKGRVLVVDDDTALAEMLGIVLRGEGFEPSFVADGDKALAAFRETKPDLVLLDLMLPGRDGIEVCRLIRAESGVPIVMLTAKSDTVDVVVGLESGADDYIVKPFKPKELVARIRARLRRSEEPAPEQLAIGDLVIDVAGHSVKRDGQSIALTPLEFDLLVALARKPWQVFTREVLLEQVWGYRHAADTRLVNVHVQRLRSKVEKDPERPEIVVTVRGVGYKAGPS; translated from the coding sequence ATGATGTCGTTTATGAAGGGACGAGTCCTTGTCGTCGATGACGACACCGCACTGGCCGAGATGCTCGGCATCGTGTTGCGTGGTGAAGGTTTTGAGCCGTCTTTCGTAGCCGACGGCGACAAGGCGCTGGCCGCTTTCCGTGAGACCAAGCCCGATCTGGTGCTTCTGGACCTGATGCTTCCCGGCCGGGACGGCATCGAGGTGTGCCGCCTGATCAGGGCGGAGTCCGGGGTACCGATCGTGATGCTCACGGCGAAGAGCGACACCGTCGATGTCGTGGTGGGCCTCGAGTCGGGTGCCGACGACTACATCGTGAAGCCGTTCAAGCCAAAGGAGCTGGTGGCAAGGATCAGGGCGCGGCTGCGTCGTTCCGAGGAGCCGGCGCCGGAGCAGCTGGCCATCGGCGACCTCGTGATCGACGTCGCCGGTCACTCTGTGAAGCGGGACGGGCAGTCGATCGCGCTGACGCCGCTGGAGTTCGACCTCCTGGTGGCGCTGGCGCGCAAGCCCTGGCAGGTGTTCACGCGTGAGGTGCTCCTGGAGCAGGTGTGGGGCTACCGGCACGCGGCGGACACCCGTCTGGTGAACGTCCATGTCCAGCGGCTGCGCTCCAAGGTCGAGAAGGACCCGGAGCGGCCGGAGATCGTGGTGACCGTCCGAGGAGTCGGTTACAAGGCGGGACCGAGCTGA
- a CDS encoding MoxR family ATPase: MAPTTDNAGYTGDPGAARSSLEALRAEIAKAVVGQDPAVTGLVVALLCRGHVLLEGVPGVAKTLLVRALASALELDTKRVQFTPDLMPSDITGSLVYDARTAEFSFQPGPVFTNLLLADEINRTPPKTQSSLLEAMEERQVTVDGTPRLLPEPFLVAATQNPVEYEGTYPLPEAQLDRFLLKLTIPLPSREDEIDVLTRHAEGFNPRDLRAAGVRPVAGPADLEAARAAVAKTAVSPEITGYVVDICRATRESPSLTLGVSPRGATALLATARAWAWLTGRDYVIPDDVKALALPTLRHRIQLRPEAEMEGVTTDSVINAILAHVPVPR; encoded by the coding sequence ATGGCCCCGACCACTGACAACGCCGGGTACACCGGGGATCCGGGCGCCGCCCGCTCCTCCCTGGAAGCCCTGCGCGCCGAGATCGCCAAAGCCGTGGTCGGCCAGGACCCCGCCGTGACCGGCCTCGTCGTCGCCCTCCTCTGCCGCGGACACGTGCTCCTCGAGGGAGTCCCCGGAGTCGCCAAGACGCTGCTCGTCCGCGCCCTGGCCTCGGCTCTGGAACTCGACACCAAGCGCGTCCAGTTCACCCCCGACCTGATGCCGAGCGACATCACCGGCTCGCTCGTCTACGACGCCCGCACCGCCGAGTTCTCCTTCCAGCCCGGCCCGGTCTTCACCAACCTGCTGCTGGCCGACGAGATCAACCGCACCCCGCCCAAGACGCAGTCGTCCCTCCTCGAGGCGATGGAGGAACGCCAGGTCACGGTCGACGGCACTCCCCGGCTGCTCCCGGAGCCCTTCCTCGTCGCCGCCACCCAGAACCCGGTCGAGTACGAGGGAACGTATCCCCTGCCGGAAGCCCAACTCGACCGCTTCCTGCTCAAACTGACGATCCCTCTCCCCTCCCGCGAGGACGAGATCGACGTCCTCACCCGGCACGCCGAGGGATTCAACCCACGCGATCTGCGCGCCGCCGGCGTACGCCCCGTGGCGGGCCCGGCCGACCTGGAAGCCGCGCGCGCCGCCGTCGCCAAGACCGCGGTCTCTCCCGAGATCACCGGCTATGTGGTGGACATCTGCCGCGCCACCCGCGAATCGCCGTCCCTCACCCTCGGTGTCTCCCCGCGCGGCGCGACGGCCCTCCTCGCGACGGCCCGCGCCTGGGCGTGGCTGACCGGCCGCGACTACGTCATCCCGGACGATGTGAAGGCCCTGGCCCTCCCCACGCTCCGCCATCGCATCCAGCTGCGCC